The following proteins come from a genomic window of Chryseobacterium glaciei:
- the pruA gene encoding L-glutamate gamma-semialdehyde dehydrogenase, whose protein sequence is MSKAISQVPFAVNEPVNSYAPGTPEVKSLIAQYKKMWAEKIEIPMVIDGKEVKTGDTVQLQSPQNHAHDFGFYHRGTMQHVDDAINSALAAKKEWNELGWEHRAAIFLKAADLLAGPYRDVINAATMIGQSKNVHQAEIDAACEFIDFLRFNVEFMTEMYSEQPVSDAGIWNRVEYRPLEGFVFAVTPFNFTAISGNLPTCMAMLGNVVVWKPSDKQIYSAKVIMDVLIEAGLPKGVINMIFTDGKETAEKVLAHRDFAGLHFTGSTKVFQGMWKMIGDNIHNYRTYPRIVGETGGKDFVIAHPSANVEAVATGLVRGSFEYQGQKCSAASRAYIPKSLWTDVKKVMETQIASIKIGSPEDPSNFVNAVIDKNSFEKCKGYIDRANASSEANVVIGGKVDDSKGWFVNPTVIETTNPQYESMVEEIFGPILSVFVYEDADWTETLKVVDSSSPYSLTGSVFAQDRYAVNEAFKALENASGNFYINDKPTGAVVGQQPFGGGRASGTNDKAGSKMNLLRWTSVRSIKETFVSPKDYKYPYLG, encoded by the coding sequence ATGTCAAAAGCAATTTCGCAAGTACCATTTGCAGTAAATGAACCGGTAAATTCTTACGCACCGGGAACTCCAGAAGTTAAAAGCCTTATCGCTCAATACAAAAAAATGTGGGCAGAGAAGATAGAAATCCCAATGGTTATTGACGGTAAAGAAGTGAAAACTGGTGATACAGTTCAACTTCAGTCGCCTCAGAATCATGCTCATGATTTTGGTTTTTACCACAGAGGTACAATGCAACATGTAGATGATGCCATCAATTCTGCATTAGCTGCTAAAAAAGAATGGAATGAGCTAGGTTGGGAACACCGTGCTGCAATCTTCTTAAAAGCTGCTGATCTATTGGCAGGACCTTACAGAGATGTAATCAACGCGGCTACAATGATCGGACAATCTAAGAATGTTCATCAGGCTGAAATTGATGCAGCTTGTGAGTTCATCGATTTCTTGAGATTCAACGTAGAATTTATGACAGAAATGTATTCTGAGCAACCAGTTTCTGATGCAGGAATCTGGAATCGTGTAGAATACAGACCATTAGAAGGATTTGTTTTTGCAGTAACTCCGTTCAACTTTACGGCTATTTCAGGAAACTTGCCAACTTGTATGGCAATGCTTGGAAACGTAGTAGTTTGGAAGCCTTCTGATAAGCAAATCTATTCTGCAAAAGTAATCATGGACGTTCTTATTGAAGCTGGTCTTCCAAAAGGAGTTATCAACATGATTTTCACGGACGGAAAAGAAACTGCTGAGAAAGTATTGGCACACAGAGATTTCGCAGGACTTCACTTTACAGGTTCTACAAAAGTTTTCCAGGGAATGTGGAAAATGATTGGTGATAATATTCATAACTACAGAACATATCCAAGAATTGTTGGAGAAACTGGTGGAAAAGATTTCGTTATCGCTCACCCTTCTGCTAATGTAGAAGCTGTTGCGACTGGTTTAGTGAGAGGTTCTTTCGAATATCAAGGGCAGAAATGTTCTGCTGCTTCAAGAGCTTATATTCCTAAATCTCTTTGGACTGATGTGAAAAAAGTAATGGAAACTCAGATCGCTTCAATTAAAATTGGTTCTCCAGAAGATCCTTCAAACTTTGTAAATGCAGTTATCGATAAAAATTCTTTCGAAAAATGTAAAGGATATATCGACAGAGCGAATGCATCAAGCGAGGCAAACGTTGTAATCGGTGGAAAAGTAGATGATTCTAAAGGATGGTTTGTAAATCCAACAGTGATTGAAACTACAAATCCTCAGTATGAAAGTATGGTTGAAGAAATCTTCGGACCTATCTTATCTGTTTTCGTTTACGAAGATGCGGATTGGACTGAAACATTGAAAGTTGTTGATTCTTCTTCTCCTTATTCATTAACAGGTTCTGTGTTTGCACAAGATCGTTATGCGGTAAACGAAGCTTTCAAAGCATTAGAAAATGCATCTGGAAACTTCTACATCAATGACAAGCCGACTGGTGCCGTTGTTGGTCAGCAGCCTTTCGGAGGTGGTAGAGCTTCAGGAACTAACGATAAAGCAGGTTCTAAAATGAACTTACTAAGATGGACGTCTGTAAGATCTATCAAAGAAACTTTTGTTTCTCCTAAAGATTACAAATACCCATACCTAGGATAA
- a CDS encoding Crp/Fnr family transcriptional regulator translates to MIQDFFHGFNIFSEHEIDDFAQLFEVRKVYKNEIFIQEGEKCKEIALIRSGIFRSYYISEEGKDSTYCFRFPNDLLASYSSFISGAPSVETMQAISDADLLILKKDKIDELVQNHPNWMKFLKIIAEQEYLELEKRFFQLQRDNAKQRYVTLLENQPNYIQDIPLQYLASYLGITQRHLSRIRKEISF, encoded by the coding sequence ATGATACAGGATTTCTTTCACGGTTTTAATATATTTTCAGAGCATGAAATTGACGATTTCGCCCAACTTTTTGAAGTCAGAAAAGTGTATAAAAATGAGATTTTTATACAGGAAGGCGAAAAATGTAAAGAAATTGCATTGATCAGATCTGGAATTTTCCGTTCTTATTATATTTCTGAGGAAGGGAAGGATAGCACATATTGTTTCAGATTTCCTAACGATTTGTTGGCTTCCTATTCATCATTTATTTCCGGTGCTCCAAGTGTGGAAACGATGCAGGCTATTTCTGATGCTGATTTGTTAATTTTAAAGAAAGATAAAATTGATGAATTGGTTCAGAATCATCCGAATTGGATGAAGTTTTTAAAAATAATTGCCGAACAGGAATATCTTGAATTGGAAAAACGTTTTTTTCAGTTGCAAAGAGACAATGCAAAACAGCGGTATGTTACTTTGTTAGAGAATCAACCCAATTATATTCAGGACATTCCGTTGCAATATTTGGCTTCTTATTTGGGAATTACGCAGCGACATTTAAGCCGAATCCGAAAAGAGATTTCTTTTTAG
- a CDS encoding aminopeptidase P family protein, giving the protein MTSKEKVAALREEMQKNNVDAFIVYSADPHMSEYLPEEWQERSWLSGFLGSAGFVVVTQNKAGLWTDGRYFTQAALELDGSGIDLFKDGMEGTPNYIDWIISEIPTNGKVAVNAVATSHANWELLSQKLNSKNITIVDLPLLKTIWTDRGTPSKNPIFVHPVKWAGKSVTDKVSAIRQKMEDQEITVHIISSLDDVAWTLNLRGSDVESNPVFLGYIIITKNDAILFTDLEKLEVEARKQMDESFVKMMPYEEFYNHLSTVKNETVLVSPNSNQSIYDALKSYNQFIKAAVPGNLMKAQKNETELEGFRKVMVRDGVAMVKFLYWLRHNAGKEAMTEYSIGEKLRGFRSEGENFVGESFGSIVGYKDNGAIMHYSAKSEGSKDVTNDSSILVDSGGQYLEGTTDITRTFSLGTVSDDFKRNSTLVLQGLIRLSMVKFPKGTKGVHLDAIARLPLWMEGKDFNHGTGHGVGSFMNVHEGPQNIRKDLNPQDLLVGMVCSNEPGYYLEGDYGIRHENLIAVKEAETTIHGTFYEFETLTFCPFFKDTVVKEILSENEIAWLNQYHQTCEEKISPYLEGEVKEWFLELVSPL; this is encoded by the coding sequence ATGACTTCAAAGGAAAAAGTAGCTGCGCTTCGTGAAGAAATGCAGAAAAATAATGTTGATGCATTTATAGTATATTCTGCGGATCCGCATATGAGTGAATATCTGCCTGAAGAATGGCAGGAAAGGTCTTGGTTATCGGGATTTTTAGGTTCTGCAGGTTTTGTGGTTGTTACTCAAAATAAAGCCGGACTTTGGACGGACGGAAGATATTTCACACAAGCTGCCCTGGAATTGGACGGTTCAGGAATCGATCTTTTCAAAGACGGAATGGAAGGAACTCCCAACTATATCGACTGGATCATTTCAGAAATTCCAACTAACGGAAAAGTAGCAGTAAATGCTGTAGCAACTTCTCATGCGAACTGGGAATTACTTTCTCAAAAATTAAATTCAAAAAACATAACGATTGTTGATCTTCCTCTTTTAAAAACCATTTGGACAGACAGAGGAACGCCTTCAAAAAATCCAATATTCGTGCATCCTGTAAAATGGGCTGGAAAGTCGGTTACAGATAAAGTTTCTGCAATTCGCCAGAAAATGGAAGATCAGGAAATAACGGTTCATATCATTTCAAGCTTGGATGATGTAGCTTGGACTTTAAATTTAAGAGGTAGCGATGTTGAAAGCAATCCAGTATTTTTAGGTTACATTATTATCACTAAAAATGATGCAATCTTATTCACCGATCTTGAAAAATTAGAGGTTGAAGCAAGAAAACAAATGGATGAATCTTTCGTGAAAATGATGCCTTACGAAGAATTCTACAATCATTTGAGCACGGTTAAAAACGAAACGGTTTTAGTTTCTCCAAACAGTAATCAATCGATTTATGATGCTTTAAAATCTTACAATCAATTCATCAAAGCTGCTGTTCCCGGAAACTTAATGAAAGCTCAGAAAAACGAAACTGAGTTGGAAGGTTTCAGAAAAGTAATGGTAAGAGACGGTGTTGCGATGGTGAAATTCCTTTATTGGCTAAGACACAACGCCGGAAAAGAAGCAATGACCGAATATTCTATCGGCGAAAAACTAAGAGGTTTTCGCTCAGAAGGAGAAAATTTTGTAGGAGAAAGTTTCGGAAGCATTGTTGGATATAAAGATAATGGTGCGATCATGCATTATTCCGCAAAAAGTGAAGGTAGTAAAGACGTTACGAACGACTCGAGTATCTTGGTAGATTCAGGAGGTCAGTATCTTGAAGGAACGACTGATATTACAAGAACGTTTTCTTTAGGAACCGTTTCCGACGATTTTAAAAGAAATTCGACTTTAGTTTTACAAGGATTGATCCGTTTATCGATGGTGAAATTTCCAAAAGGAACAAAAGGAGTTCATCTTGACGCAATCGCAAGACTTCCGTTGTGGATGGAAGGTAAAGATTTCAACCACGGAACTGGTCACGGTGTAGGAAGTTTTATGAACGTTCATGAAGGCCCTCAAAACATCAGAAAAGATTTGAATCCTCAGGATCTTTTGGTAGGAATGGTTTGTTCAAACGAGCCAGGTTATTATTTAGAAGGAGATTACGGAATCCGTCATGAGAATCTGATCGCTGTAAAAGAAGCTGAAACAACAATTCACGGAACTTTCTATGAATTTGAAACATTGACTTTCTGTCCGTTCTTTAAAGATACGGTCGTGAAAGAAATTCTTTCAGAAAATGAAATAGCTTGGTTAAATCAATATCACCAAACATGTGAAGAAAAAATTTCTCCATATTTGGAAGGTGAGGTTAAAGAATGGTTCTTAGAATTGGTGAGTCCACTTTAA
- a CDS encoding DUF6526 family protein encodes MESQNYKNHRKFYPPHHFIYLPLLILLEVFGVYKIFNDEENKLAWELFSIVIFLIFYLAFMLRQHYAIGLQNRLVRLEFKQRYFEIFSQRSDEVEEKLSFSQIAALRFAYDDEFKDLLYKALHEKISGDEIKKSIRNWRPDQHRI; translated from the coding sequence ATGGAGAGTCAGAATTACAAAAATCACAGGAAATTTTATCCACCTCATCATTTCATTTATCTTCCATTATTAATTCTGTTGGAAGTCTTTGGAGTCTATAAAATTTTTAATGATGAGGAGAACAAGTTGGCTTGGGAACTATTTTCGATTGTTATTTTTCTAATTTTTTACCTGGCTTTCATGCTTCGGCAACATTATGCCATTGGATTGCAAAACCGTTTGGTAAGGCTTGAATTTAAGCAAAGATATTTTGAGATCTTCAGTCAGAGATCAGATGAAGTAGAGGAAAAATTAAGTTTTAGTCAGATTGCAGCACTTAGATTTGCTTATGATGATGAATTTAAAGACCTTTTATATAAGGCTTTACATGAAAAAATTTCAGGAGACGAAATTAAAAAATCCATTAGAAACTGGCGACCAGATCAGCACAGAATTTAG
- a CDS encoding phosphatidate cytidylyltransferase, which yields MKKLSLYSMTIFSLLLLTSCEAVETIFKAGMWWGIIVVVGVIAIILWLFSRGKNS from the coding sequence ATGAAAAAATTATCATTATATAGTATGACAATATTCAGTTTGTTATTATTAACAAGCTGTGAAGCAGTAGAAACAATCTTTAAAGCTGGAATGTGGTGGGGAATAATAGTAGTGGTAGGCGTAATAGCTATTATTTTATGGCTATTTTCTAGGGGTAAGAACTCGTAA
- a CDS encoding cytochrome C551 yields MKKFLLLSLGLGLIAVSCGTKESSMSSSSSDSAAVDTNKMQSSTSTTDSTVTTTNPDSIKIKMDTVTAPASK; encoded by the coding sequence ATGAAAAAGTTTTTGTTATTAAGTTTAGGTTTAGGATTAATTGCAGTGAGCTGTGGAACTAAAGAATCATCAATGTCGTCAAGTAGCTCCGATTCAGCTGCGGTAGATACCAATAAAATGCAATCTTCAACATCTACCACAGACTCGACAGTTACCACGACAAATCCTGATAGTATCAAGATTAAGATGGACACTGTTACTGCTCCTGCAAGCAAATAA
- a CDS encoding DNA topoisomerase IB, with product MDNSDLDIISHLKPSKIVKIMKDPEASARAVNLIYTSDAESAGIIRKKKGKKYSYFKDGERIKDKEEIKRINGLVIPPAWENVWICALDNGHLQATGFDAKKRKQYRYHPLWSALRNHTKFYRMLQFGYALPEIRLHIEQDLALRNFEKRKILALVVSLMQRTNIRIGNNAYEKLYGSFGLTTLKDKHVKIKGQKMTFSFKGKKGIMHKIDLKSRRLSRLVQKCKDIPGKELFQFLDEDDNRHSIDSGMVNNYIKEISGEDFTAKDFRTWSGTVNALIAFKEIGYAESNSEYKKKVKEALEMVASHLGNTSTVCRKYYVHPLVINLYENNSIKKYLDELEQIEENDGKADLTQEEKLVLKILENEKM from the coding sequence ATGGACAATTCAGACTTAGACATCATTTCTCACCTCAAACCTTCTAAGATTGTTAAAATTATGAAAGATCCGGAGGCTTCTGCAAGGGCGGTAAATCTAATTTACACGTCCGACGCAGAATCTGCGGGTATTATTCGTAAAAAAAAAGGTAAAAAATACTCTTATTTTAAAGACGGTGAACGAATTAAGGATAAGGAAGAAATTAAACGAATCAATGGATTGGTCATTCCTCCGGCATGGGAAAATGTCTGGATCTGCGCTTTGGATAACGGACATCTTCAGGCGACAGGTTTCGATGCTAAAAAAAGAAAACAATACCGCTACCACCCTCTTTGGAGCGCGTTGAGAAATCATACAAAATTTTACAGAATGTTGCAGTTCGGGTATGCTTTACCTGAAATTCGTTTGCATATTGAACAGGATTTAGCTTTAAGAAATTTCGAAAAAAGAAAAATTTTAGCTTTGGTTGTTAGTTTAATGCAACGAACCAATATCCGTATTGGAAATAATGCTTACGAAAAACTGTACGGCTCTTTTGGATTAACAACTTTAAAAGACAAACACGTTAAAATTAAAGGACAAAAGATGACTTTTTCGTTTAAAGGCAAAAAAGGAATTATGCATAAAATTGATCTTAAAAGCAGAAGACTTTCGAGATTGGTTCAGAAATGTAAAGATATTCCAGGGAAAGAGCTTTTTCAGTTTCTGGATGAAGATGATAATCGCCATTCGATTGATTCTGGGATGGTGAATAATTACATTAAAGAAATCAGCGGTGAAGATTTTACTGCAAAAGATTTCAGAACGTGGTCGGGAACGGTCAATGCTTTAATTGCTTTTAAAGAAATCGGTTATGCAGAAAGCAATTCTGAGTATAAAAAGAAAGTAAAAGAAGCGTTAGAAATGGTCGCTTCTCATCTTGGAAATACGAGCACGGTTTGCAGAAAATATTACGTTCATCCTTTAGTTATTAATCTTTACGAAAATAATTCCATCAAAAAATATCTTGATGAATTAGAACAAATTGAAGAAAATGATGGTAAAGCGGATCTTACTCAGGAAGAAAAGCTTGTGTTGAAAATTCTTGAGAACGAGAAAATGTAG